The following proteins are encoded in a genomic region of Brachyspira pilosicoli:
- a CDS encoding phage terminase large subunit has translation MNIDINILKPFEKWINTEKRLKIAFGGRGGGKSESIARILIAKSFEINGVILCAREIQKSISYSTYPLLISIIKELNLNEFFIVKRNEIINKITNSKFIFLGIRECSIEEIKSIYNVRICFIEEAQTLTQRSYEILEPSIRADKSEIWLAFNPRFETDFIYRVVSQFNLDNKVYRDKTNKEYYYKEYEDSNILITFINYDGNYYFSEILNKSRLSTLKLMPKMYEHIWLGKIKNKQGKVFLYSKLKFYDENKEREKIYSYEHKAIVDPAFGEYNCFTAVIVYTQIGNDIYLIDSGLMRNDSNSTTDEGITNFLVSRNVKKIFCESNFAQKELVKRLEKHFEVTPFFVHKNKIERIVNASYVIYERVYFPIGWQEVPDGSDTDKWLQTNNGRGYIALRQLLNFDDSITNIKGDVFSYLDFPDALSSLISFGMEETEDNEKIEEDKDNSLMDFIFGN, from the coding sequence ATGAATATTGATATAAACATTTTAAAACCTTTTGAAAAATGGATTAACACTGAAAAACGACTAAAAATAGCATTCGGCGGACGAGGCGGCGGAAAAAGTGAATCTATTGCAAGAATATTAATAGCTAAAAGCTTTGAAATTAATGGAGTGATATTATGTGCGAGAGAGATTCAAAAATCTATTTCATACTCAACCTACCCTCTTCTTATAAGCATTATAAAAGAACTCAATTTAAATGAATTTTTTATAGTAAAAAGAAATGAGATAATAAATAAAATTACAAACTCTAAGTTTATATTTTTAGGAATTAGAGAATGTTCTATAGAAGAGATTAAATCTATTTATAATGTAAGAATATGTTTTATAGAAGAAGCCCAAACTCTCACACAAAGAAGTTATGAAATATTAGAGCCTTCCATAAGGGCAGATAAAAGTGAAATATGGCTTGCATTTAATCCCCGTTTTGAAACTGATTTTATTTATAGGGTTGTAAGTCAATTTAATTTAGATAATAAGGTTTATAGAGATAAAACAAACAAAGAGTATTATTATAAAGAATATGAAGATTCTAATATATTAATTACTTTTATTAACTATGACGGCAATTATTATTTTAGCGAAATATTAAATAAATCAAGATTATCCACATTAAAACTTATGCCAAAAATGTATGAACATATATGGCTTGGCAAAATTAAAAATAAACAAGGAAAAGTTTTTTTATATTCAAAATTAAAGTTCTATGATGAAAATAAAGAAAGAGAGAAAATATATTCTTATGAGCATAAAGCAATAGTAGACCCTGCATTTGGTGAGTATAATTGTTTTACTGCTGTTATAGTTTATACGCAAATAGGTAACGATATTTACTTGATAGACAGCGGGCTAATGCGTAATGATTCAAACTCAACAACTGATGAAGGCATCACAAATTTTTTAGTAAGCAGAAATGTAAAAAAAATATTCTGCGAAAGTAATTTTGCTCAAAAGGAATTAGTAAAAAGACTTGAGAAACATTTTGAAGTAACGCCTTTTTTTGTGCATAAAAATAAAATAGAGAGAATAGTAAATGCAAGTTATGTGATATATGAAAGAGTATATTTTCCTATAGGCTGGCAGGAAGTACCTGATGGTTCTGACACAGATAAATGGCTTCAAACAAATAACGGACGCGGATATATAGCTCTTCGTCAATTGCTTAATTTTGATGATTCTATAACCAATATTAAAGGAGATGTTTTTAGTTATTTGGATTTTCCAGATGCTTTATCAAGCTTAATAAGTTTTGGAATGGAAGAGACAGAAGATAATGAAAAAATTGAAGAGGATAAAGATAATAGTTTGATGGATTTTATTTTTGGGAATTAA
- a CDS encoding cell surface protein, with protein MKKVLLTAMALLTIASTSVFGMYGADSDWIDFLVHGNQLRARMNQFGFVLGNDMIRGTFGLNSEGTTLGAIMNTTTVTPNGGTTKQFFNFLPTVSAGIGYTSDVFGIGLGYNYTYKHDVVPAQTKNGYGLSIHTPVLAINAMNDSLRIAIPVQIAMKNGDIPNVSDSTKYMGISMDPQIRYYTGIEAINEIRLYVYYGMNQYTGQDGTKQTASSFGFELRPYFGATVGDVALKPFVKIGYDTALDAKGKSTAVPASTRVSSSSVVYYSAPVAGDTTTVTYDSNPWELRLIPTLGLSANSDIVSLYLEAGVGYVANDTGRKLDAGRYGITHKLGWSSYGEIYITPVKDLEWYFEAEIGNYNLDNLETAGTIGGDFNVQFNASTGITWYLPAL; from the coding sequence ATGAAAAAGGTTTTATTAACCGCTATGGCTTTATTGACTATAGCAAGCACATCAGTATTTGGTATGTACGGTGCAGATTCTGATTGGATTGATTTCCTTGTACACGGTAATCAATTAAGAGCAAGAATGAATCAATTTGGATTCGTTTTAGGTAACGATATGATTAGAGGTACATTTGGTCTTAATTCTGAAGGTACTACTTTAGGTGCTATAATGAATACTACTACAGTTACTCCAAATGGTGGAACTACTAAACAATTCTTTAATTTCCTTCCTACAGTTTCTGCAGGTATAGGTTATACTTCTGATGTATTTGGTATTGGTCTTGGTTATAACTATACATATAAACATGATGTTGTACCAGCTCAAACTAAAAATGGTTATGGTCTAAGCATACACACTCCTGTATTAGCTATAAACGCTATGAATGACAGCTTAAGAATAGCTATACCTGTACAAATAGCTATGAAAAATGGTGATATACCTAATGTTTCAGATAGCACAAAATATATGGGTATAAGCATGGACCCACAAATTAGATACTATACTGGCATTGAAGCTATCAATGAAATAAGACTTTATGTTTATTATGGTATGAATCAATATACTGGTCAAGATGGTACAAAACAAACAGCTTCTTCATTTGGTTTTGAATTAAGACCATATTTTGGTGCTACAGTAGGCGATGTTGCTCTTAAACCTTTTGTTAAAATTGGTTATGACACTGCTTTAGATGCTAAAGGTAAATCTACTGCTGTTCCTGCTTCTACTAGAGTATCATCTAGTTCAGTTGTTTATTATAGTGCACCTGTAGCTGGAGATACTACAACTGTTACTTATGATTCTAACCCTTGGGAATTAAGATTAATTCCTACTTTAGGTTTATCTGCTAACAGCGATATAGTTTCTCTTTACTTAGAAGCTGGTGTAGGTTATGTTGCTAATGATACAGGTCGCAAATTGGATGCTGGAAGATATGGAATAACACATAAATTAGGTTGGAGCTCTTACGGTGAGATTTATATCACTCCTGTTAAAGATTTGGAATGGTATTTCGAAGCTGAAATTGGTAACTATAATTTAGATAATCTTGAGACTGCTGGAACTATTGGAGGAGATTTTAACGTTCAGTTCAATGCTTCTACTGGTATTACTTGGTATTTACCTGCTCTATAA
- a CDS encoding Rpn family recombination-promoting nuclease/putative transposase: MNEFNITVDTLNKKNDCFVRYLFSNLGNEKIVLNFVNAVMDNLNFKTFETLEILNPFNLQKYLNSKESVVDIKCTSDTGEVVIIEIQLQGNETFIKRTLFYWASNYSLNLNKGDDYNKLLPVISINILDFVLFDGIEDCYSCYILKELKHNKILTDHCQFHFLELPKFNYDKKLNKDLNSWYKFFIGGERMSNLIKENTIFDEVDKKCKSFISENPLLDAYKIKEAEEYFQRETLHREWEKGIEQGIEKGIEKGIGIGREEGREEGKKYSTLIIAKAMKDKGMDTKTIAELTGLSIEEIDNI; encoded by the coding sequence ATGAATGAGTTTAACATCACTGTAGATACATTAAACAAAAAGAATGATTGTTTTGTAAGATATCTTTTTTCAAATCTTGGAAATGAAAAAATAGTATTAAATTTTGTTAATGCTGTTATGGATAATTTGAACTTCAAAACTTTTGAAACTTTAGAGATATTAAACCCATTTAATTTGCAGAAATATCTTAATTCAAAAGAAAGCGTGGTGGATATAAAATGCACATCCGACACAGGTGAAGTTGTTATAATAGAGATACAGCTGCAAGGCAATGAAACTTTTATTAAGAGAACATTATTTTATTGGGCTAGCAATTATAGTTTAAACCTAAATAAAGGAGATGATTATAATAAACTTCTTCCTGTTATAAGCATCAATATTTTAGATTTTGTCTTATTTGACGGCATAGAAGATTGCTATAGCTGTTATATATTAAAAGAATTAAAACACAATAAAATACTTACAGACCATTGCCAATTTCATTTTTTGGAATTGCCGAAATTTAATTATGATAAAAAATTAAATAAAGATTTAAATAGTTGGTACAAATTTTTTATTGGAGGCGAGAGAATGTCAAACCTAATAAAAGAAAATACAATATTTGATGAAGTAGATAAAAAATGCAAATCATTTATATCAGAAAATCCCTTACTTGATGCATATAAGATAAAGGAAGCAGAAGAATATTTCCAAAGAGAAACACTTCATAGAGAATGGGAGAAAGGTATAGAGCAAGGCATAGAAAAAGGCATAGAAAAAGGCATAGGAATAGGCAGAGAAGAAGGCAGAGAAGAAGGTAAAAAATATAGCACATTGATAATAGCAAAAGCAATGAAAGATAAGGGAATGGATACAAAAACTATAGCTGAGCTAACAGGCTTAAGCATAGAGGAAATAGATAATATTTAA
- a CDS encoding adenylosuccinate synthase produces the protein MASVIIVGTQWGDEGKGKIVDYLANKAQYVVRSQGGSNAGHTVVVDNIKYKLRLLPSGILHKDKVCIIGNGVVIEPKVFLSEIDGLIEKKVNMSNLKISNRAHVLMPYHKILDELQEEDLGENKLGTTKNGIGPCYMDKASRLGIRIVDLMNKEVFAKKLKFNVELKNKLLKKLYNHEGINYEELLKEYLEYADRLRPYVADTTTILNKAIKEKKNILFEGAQATMLDLDHGTYPFVTSSYPAAGGACTGSGVGPRKIDNVIGVVKAYSTRVGEGPFPSELFDDVGQFIRDKGGEYGTVTGRARRCGWLDACVVKYASYVNGLDSIAITRLDILDELDKLKICVAYKYNGEILEDYPADLDILSKVEPVYEEFDGWKTSTTNIREYDKLPENAKKYLKRLSEVIDTEISIVSVGAGRDETIIIKDIF, from the coding sequence ATGGCTTCAGTTATTATAGTTGGTACACAGTGGGGTGATGAAGGCAAGGGAAAAATTGTTGATTATCTTGCTAATAAGGCTCAGTATGTGGTTCGTTCTCAGGGCGGAAGTAATGCAGGACACACCGTTGTTGTTGATAATATAAAATATAAATTAAGGCTTCTTCCTTCTGGTATACTTCATAAAGATAAAGTGTGTATTATAGGTAATGGTGTTGTAATAGAGCCTAAGGTGTTTTTAAGTGAGATTGACGGTCTTATAGAAAAAAAAGTTAATATGTCTAATCTAAAAATATCTAACAGAGCTCATGTTCTTATGCCTTATCATAAAATATTAGATGAACTTCAAGAAGAGGATTTGGGTGAAAATAAACTCGGCACTACTAAAAACGGAATAGGTCCTTGTTATATGGATAAAGCAAGCCGTTTAGGTATAAGAATAGTTGATTTAATGAATAAAGAAGTATTTGCTAAAAAATTAAAGTTTAATGTTGAACTTAAAAATAAACTTCTTAAAAAGCTTTATAATCATGAAGGAATTAATTACGAAGAGTTATTGAAAGAGTATTTAGAATATGCTGATAGATTAAGACCTTATGTTGCTGACACTACTACAATATTAAATAAAGCAATAAAAGAAAAGAAAAACATATTATTTGAAGGTGCTCAGGCTACAATGCTTGACTTAGACCATGGAACTTACCCATTTGTAACATCATCATATCCTGCTGCGGGAGGTGCTTGTACTGGTTCTGGAGTTGGACCGAGAAAGATAGATAATGTTATAGGGGTTGTTAAGGCTTATTCTACAAGAGTTGGGGAGGGTCCTTTCCCTTCAGAGCTTTTTGATGATGTTGGGCAGTTTATAAGAGATAAGGGCGGAGAATACGGTACTGTTACAGGAAGAGCAAGAAGATGCGGATGGCTTGATGCTTGTGTTGTAAAATATGCTTCTTATGTTAATGGGCTTGATTCTATAGCTATTACAAGGCTTGATATATTAGATGAATTGGATAAACTAAAAATATGTGTTGCCTACAAATATAACGGCGAAATATTAGAAGATTATCCAGCAGATTTGGATATACTTTCAAAAGTTGAACCTGTATACGAAGAGTTTGACGGTTGGAAAACAAGCACTACAAACATTAGAGAATATGATAAACTTCCAGAAAATGCTAAAAAATACTTAAAAAGATTAAGCGAAGTAATTGACACAGAAATATCAATAGTGTCTGTTGGAGCTGGAAGAGATGAGACTATCATCATAAAAGATATTTTTTAA